The following are from one region of the candidate division KSB1 bacterium genome:
- a CDS encoding nucleotidyltransferase: protein MKSLSAHEVRYVVVGATAFPVHVYARATLDVDLFVDPTPESARRTLAALEEVGHDVSHLRVDDLLTKC from the coding sequence TTGAAGTCGTTAAGCGCTCATGAAGTGCGTTACGTGGTAGTCGGGGCTACGGCTTTTCCCGTCCACGTCTATGCCCGCGCTACTTTGGACGTAGATCTTTTTGTTGACCCGACGCCGGAAAGCGCCCGCCGGACCCTTGCAGCCCTCGAAGAGGTCGGCCATGATGTAAGCCATCTGCGCGTTGACGATCTTTTGACGAAGTGTTGA